From bacterium, the proteins below share one genomic window:
- a CDS encoding membrane protein insertion efficiency factor YidD produces MAVIAARPSNPLTLGADLALGFYQKLISPLQGGGICNFSPSCSNFSRQSYRLYGPFWGTLMTFDRLERCNTGAWTYLGQYYSGVRDEKLNDPPKNHHLPTRIKELEARREDGAHGNPEDK; encoded by the coding sequence ATGGCGGTCATTGCAGCAAGACCATCCAATCCGCTGACGCTTGGCGCTGACCTGGCGCTCGGTTTTTATCAGAAGCTCATCTCCCCCCTGCAGGGAGGAGGGATATGCAACTTCTCGCCATCATGCTCGAACTTCTCAAGGCAGTCCTACAGGTTATACGGACCCTTCTGGGGCACGCTCATGACATTCGACAGGCTCGAGCGCTGCAACACGGGCGCATGGACCTACCTCGGCCAGTACTACTCTGGCGTCAGGGATGAAAAGCTCAATGACCCGCCGAAGAACCATCACCTGCCTACAAGGATCAAGGAACTAGAGGCGAGAAGGGAGGATGGAGCGCATGGAAACCCGGAGGATAAGTGA